TGCGTATGctgaatttattttctaaagtgTAAGTGattctttatgtttgtgtgaatgCATATGAGTACAGTAGTGTTTGGATATCCTCCTGCGTATGTTTGAGCTGGCTCTGCACAGTAGATTCTTGATGATACAAATCTGAGGTGTGGGGTTACGGTTTGTGTGGTATGGTTGGAGTTTTCCTTGATTTTACAGTGTGGTTTCCTTTTACAGTATGTTGCCAGCATAACCATTAGCTAGTATGTGTTAATGCTATGACTGGCTCATCCGTGTCGACACATTAATGTAtataccaaggccaaaacatttGCAGATTCAGGTAATTCAtggcaaacattttttttaaatgaacattatAGTACAgaaattgttattttttgatGAGTGGCCTTTTTTCTCTACTTTTTTTACTCAAATGTGAATACTGTTCAAATCATTACTGTCACCAATCAATACACAAGGCTTCTGACTGATTACATTTAAATCCTCATTATTCTCACTGTTAAATATATTCTGTCATGACACAATTATGTTTTCACACCAATGATTGTAGACTCATTTAAGAGACGATCCATTTCCTGGAATTCtactgaaaaataaagtgtGCAATATGACATCTGTTCAGTCTGATACCCAAAATACATCCAAATAATAAtcatctggatttttttttaacttaaacatTGTCCTTATCACATTGAAACCAAAGACTAATCTGCATTTAAGTGAGAtgcattttcaagtttttaccTCAGCCTCCCATCAGGGACCACACAACCATCCACCACAAATTCAGTGTAGCTCCATTATTTTACAGCTGAtagtgttgattttttttagccACAAAACTTCTACACATACAAGACTGCTCTCCAAATCTCTCCTCCCGAGAGTGACTGTCTAGTTGGAGCTTATTGCCCCACAACAAGCTAGCAGCCTAACTGCTGCTAGTGGTTTGTGTTTTGGGGAGTTTGGagatgcatttcgaccaagagttccggggtcttttagcccccagaactactttcccctgaactaaaaggttcctgtgcctccattgttgtctgcatttccactgcgggctgaagtcccgggtacattgtgcaaatcaggccagaaatattatattaaatattatatttaataatattttgaaatcttaatgaataactaaactagtatgcattcccaggaactccctctgtgtttcaacaactgtgtaaactccacaaacactgtaacgTTAAACCGAAAGTCCCAGAACCTTTGAAAAATACTACCCCCCATGCAGGGGCTTATCagtggggagattatctacccctgaactaaatttagaccctggttcctctggttgaaaagcacgtagttcaggggtaaagtccctagttccagggtaaagttcctgaggtggaaaaacgccttttgTTCAACATATCTTTAACTCTAACTGCACAATAAAGATTCAAAGAAGGGATTATTCAGTGTGATACCTGGCCTGACATAATCGCTAATCACTCTCATGTCTGACTAACTAGCTTGCTTACTACAGTAGCAGCTGTGCAGTGCAAAATTAGCCAGAAATTCAAAGCAAATTAAACTTGTTACTATTATCAGATTTCTTGTATGAGGAGTCAGAGCAGGAAGCTGTAAGGGTTCAGTCTAACATTCagccattaaagctgctgttggtagtcacagagtaaacatctgttcagagagagggacttccaatgtcaacactatccctcccaaccagatttcctctcagccccccaacacagatcagagtgtgcagtcatgatagtgccggactcataaccaatcagaggatgcagtaggggccaccccttaaccaatcaggacagaggattggagattagctatgattggtccgtcataacgggaacaaggggaataataacattgcttgatacaaaggcattggaaaacacagagatttcacaatagtctgaAATCATTCCACTTACCCATGAGAACTGATGaatattatgaccttttctccaaacccaggagaaaaaaagtaactttttttacaccattcctaccaacagcagctttaatcaggTTTTAGAAGGGTTACGCTCTGAAAGAAACAAAGTCAGCGTTAGTAGATAAATTCAATCCCTGAGCAAACTGGGGTTTTCTATTAAGGATAATTTAATGGACATGTTTGAAAAATCCTTGACAAACACTTACCAATTCAATGAAAATATCAGTTAATAAAAGTTTTTGAATTGCacctctaaaaacaaaaaaaaggtccCCTACTAAAGACTCATGTAAGTATCAGTTCCCACTTTAAAATATCCTCAtcgacaggcagaaaccttgtatctccaaaaccacCAATTTTTTAGGAAGTGAAAAAACCTTAGTGTTTCTGCATGTCTAAAACACTGCATGAGATTCAACCACATGCTTTTTTAATCATTTGCAACCATTACATTATAGAAAGCCAGATATAAAGGGGGATGCGTAGTATTGAtttgtgcaacaaaaaaaactctTGTCGTCTGTTTTtcaaattcctgttaattcggGGGAGGAGAAAACTGTTTGAAATCATCTGAGATGGTCTCCCAAACCAGCGAGTTAGTCCATATCcttaaaacattttctcttttaaaatgaaaagtaaaacaatagcgtaatttttcttttcataacAGTTACTAAAAACAGTCTTTTAGTATCACAGCCAAAATCAactgtttttacagttttgcTACATGGACTACCCCCGTACATGCATCAAAATTACCCCACTGAGCTAAACTAGCAACATCAAAGTATGATTTTTCATGCTGGAATGACGTTATGTTTGAGAACAGAAAGCTGGACGGGcataacaacagcaacaacaacaagtcAGTGAGGAGGCAGGTTTAGATAACATCTGGAACCTTTAATCTAATTGCTCTGAATTCATTTAAAACCCTTTAATTAACACATCAGGAGTTCATTTTAACACCCAAAGAACCACACACAAATACCAAATTAAGGACTAACTGGCTGCTCTTCTAACACTCACACAGACCCTCTCAAAACTACGCTCATGTGGTCTCACTCATGTTGACCAGACAGAACTAatcctgcttttttcttttttttatcccaacctttttttaactctgactcttgtgaaaaaaatgaaagagagaataGAGGGTGATTTTAACTGGCCAACACCTTTTTTAATCCATACAAATATGTTTCAGCTGTTGATGAATCAATGTCTGTAAATGAAATTACATGAACATCTGCTTGTTGTACACTGCCACCTGAAACTGCAAGTGTTTTTATAACAACTCTCAAAATGCAGTCAGAGAAATGGTAGCCAATAACGACCGGTCAAAGCTGGAAGTCGACGAGCGGCGAAGCTTTCACTTGACCTGACGGATCACTTTCACCCCTCCTTCTGAACGAGAACAGCTCAGTATACAGAAACAAAAACCTGACATGGTTTGATCTTAGGACATTCACTGGCACACAAAGTCACCCAGTATCATAGCTGTCTGTAATTTCTGTAACTGCTGTTGTTTTGATtacttttcaaataataaagaattttgttaaatacaaagaaacccTCTGAATATTACTTTTGCATCCTGTTGTTGTGTAtaactgtgtgttttcatttcagcaaACTTTGACAATATTGCAAAGCACCTTAAAGAGCAAAGATTCATACTTGAAACCACCAGTGTTCATGTAGATACTTGAACAAGTGTTGCAGGACTAGGAAGAGACTTTGAAAGTTATAGGACAGAATACATAATGAGGTACCACAGTCAGTTTATACATCAGTTCAAAATGTCAATGGAAAAATGCTaatgtgattgtgttttttaacatgaatgtattattttgggggggaattctgacttttactccacttcatttgaaagacaaatacttttgactccactacatttctatcagtgctctagatactcactacttttgctttgaagtcagctgattaattttattttctgaaatcagatcccaaagaccgtacactgtttgtgtacttgcgtttggtttgtctaaatcaggggttcccaaagtgtgggtcgggaccccctggggggtcgcgagacacaaatggggggtcgtgagatgtcctctagaatgtttcttttttgaagttatctaaatatagtacattttacccattatagtaaaaatatcaacGAAAATAGTTgctttcaaataaaaccttgaaaatagaaatgtaatgagttttctgcttttctttttgtcagatgactcctaagtttagggttagtgaacagttaattatcaaaagcatcagtagcagtaggttaattcataacagcactggaaacacagacacatcctcatataggtaggctaattttctgtaGAACAGCtacatgaagccacattaaatcacttggagggacagttgggatcacgagtctttggcatctatattttgggggtcacaggctgaaaggtttgggaatcCCCTGGTCTAAATGATGTAGTTgtacctcggttgagcgtagatcagaTCAAACGTTTTTCTAAGAAGTCCGTTCATTTAGTTGTGGGGATGATGTCTACAGCCGAGGAGGATGATAATTCTCTACCTAAGCACCACGGCCATGTTTTAAGCCCAAGTCTaagtttttgaaataaagaatgattcttgttgttgtaaatctcttcatctaaaacttcatcacagcctacaacacatcaccatctaacctgagaaagcatgtggaggtctgtagctaacacacttgttttattccagatgaacatgcTGCTGCTCCATCTTTTGTGTTTTACTGCCACCTAGTGGCCATTTACAGAATATGACTGCTGTGAATGAGAAACAAAGGCAGGTGAGACTATTGAAGAATGTGTTTCACATGTGTTATAATTCTGTATGCTACTAAAAGTTAATGCCCTTCTTGCAGGATAAAGGGGGAGAGGGTGCAAAGGAGCTGGAGGAGTTTCATTCAGATCGcatgaaggtgttacagctggaTGCAGTGATGAGCAGGTGAATCAGGTTGCAGTATAaccaaagacccaaagtagaatgaattgttatttgaccctaaaccgtgattataaattatctgaatatctgtacagtgtcagagatacaaaataaaaagacgtatcctgaccaaatacaggctgagtgaccaccagcgaGCTGTAgacacagggagacacaggcagacatggctatccagagaggagcgtctatgtgctcactgctctacaggggacatagagacagagatacacttcctcctccactgcagcaagttctctttactaagagattcccactacagggaaattactacaatggtaacaaacttcccaaaattaaccccagaagagaaactttcAGTTCTCCttggggaagggtcagcagctcctctggctgctaaatatgtgtctgcctgtcacagcctgagggacccaccatcccatggtgtttgattttaggtgaaggttttatgagtgtgccgcatcaagtgaggacattaatcattaattaatgtgtataaaatatgtaatatatataatgtgtaattaatatatatgtaatgaatataatatgtactgaatatatatgtaatgtatgtgtgtgaattttatgtgctttggcaataacatgtctttgttcatgccaataaagcaaaattgaattgaattgaattgagtagatcaaacatatcTGGCCGcatattaaatcttaatgtttgaagtgtttgctgtatgtttttgttgatttttactgttctgtttttttatttttaactctgtaaagcactttgaattgctctttgtatgaatggagctttacaataataattatattacaataaacttgccttgcctaaaacATAAACTTTAATAACAATTGTAAAAGCCTTATAAATCCAATATGGTTCAAAAGCCACAATGTGCATTCATTGATTTAATTCATATTGTTGAATTTAAACTTCAACAGAGTTTATATTACAGGTATTTAGTTGATGTTTAAGCAGTAGATCTTTACAGGGCCAAATGGGGGAAATACATTGATTTCATCACAGGACTATAGAATTTAATTGAGTTAAGAGCTAtacttttcattttgttttattgatatagTAATATAGGTTGATCAACCCCAACGAAccctgaataaaaacatgtaaaatccTGCAAACCATCTAAATGAAACAAACTGGTCTAATTTTGGTCTGGTGATGTAGACTTACGGCCCCCTGAATTTTTGATGTTTGTACTATAATCTGTAAATAGtagacaaacacattttatgttCAAGTCTGTGTACCTCTCTTTAAGTTATGTACTGttatcattttgatttaattttactgttattgttattatttttatttaaatacatagtcacttgtctatttgtaaatgtatttctttgtttttgtctgactgGTTTCTTTGTGGTCATCGTTGATTGCCCTGTGTGGATAATGTGTTCTGTCAGTTATTGTGTTATGTAGCagaggtaataataataataactcatagaatttatatagtgctttcttaatactcaaagtcgctttacataaggtgAAGAAAAAATTTTAAACATATACATAAAAcgaaacaaaacagggacagaggtggggcggagggagaggtcatgtgttgtatgctttttggaacaggtaggtcttgaggtggtttttgaatgattgaagtgagtcagggttgcagatgtgtggagggagagagttccagagagtggcaaaggctctgtcccccaaggtgcggtgcttggacttggtgataggggacaggagattggcatctgatgatctgaggcggcaagatggggagtggcgtttgaggaggtcggtcaagTAAGAGGGGGCAAGGTTATTgaggagcaggatcttgaagtggattcggtgctgaatggagagccagtggaggtgctgaaggatgggtgtgaggtgggctctggagcgggagtggatGAGTAATCGGGgagctgaattttggacatattgaagttttttgaggtcagtggaggggaggccataaagaatgctgttgcaatagtccagttgggaggttatgaaggcctggatgagggtttctgcagcagaggaggagagagaggatctgagccgTGCAATGTAAGTAGTATAGtacttgtattatttaactactattttttttaatgtaaaaactacctcttctactcaccactgcacttttatcatattattttagtctgtacatactagtcatgcctatttgttgttattttgtgtttatagctgatgtcattgttattattatttttatttgtatgtcttattttggggcggctgtggctcagtgggtagaggcggttcgatcccagctctgacagacacatgccgaagtgtccttgagcaagacactgaaccccgaagtgctccctctgttgttcagagctgtgtgaatgtgtacaaatgagattagctaacactgatggtcccttactgtagcagcctctaccatcagtgagtgaatgggtatgaatgggtgaatgtgacaagtagtgtacaagcactttgagtggtcagaaagactagaaaagcgctatataagtacaagtccactTACCATTTCCATTTATTCTTacgccttgtacaaagagagtacagtttaccaaagtcaaattccttgtgtgttcaagcatacctggccaataaagctgattctgatcctGATAATGTGTTCTCTCAGTTATTGTTaagatgtaaaaatgtgaaaactaataaaaaactgTGGTCATAAAAACAGCAGTAACTTGAAGTGGTGGGGTTAGTTTGCACCTGAGTCCTATAATAGACTCTCTATAGGGCTCCTGTTTGCACTATATTCATAATTAATGTGCATTAAAGAAGGTTACAGGTGAGCGTTACCTGAACACAGATACCCGTATGTAACATAGTGAGGTTCACTGTTCCAAGCTGCAGTTTGACTCAACAGAAGGTAACTTTTAATGTGGTTTATTCTCTAAACTGGAGCTGCGGATTTGAACCATACACGGTTTTGAACGCAGCTCGGGGATGTTTGGTGATGTGATCCAGGGGGCGTGCCGTGACCACAGACCGTGACCTCGATGAGAGAGATGTAAAACCTCTCCTGGAGAGTCAACGCATCATTCCGTCAAGATGGCCCCGCTCTCCGGGTTCCGAGTGGCTCTGCTGGTGtcgttttcagtgtttctcacgGTGGTCCTGGGTTTTGGACTGCCTGCCCTGCTGAACGCGTCCATGAGGGTTGTAGGACTACCGGAGACCAGTGTAACCGAGTGCATAGTTGTGCTCTATGCGCTGTTTGTGCTTTATGTTGCGACACCTCGGATTCCAAGAGGAGTGGTGGAGGTAATGTAAAGTATTGACTGTGATAGCAAACAcggaaatgaaacaaatgtccCAAATAGGCTTCCGTATATTATCCTTTTATAACTGCTCTTATTTTAATTcgctttaaatgcacattttaaatgtactttttaatatattctaattttccttttagtttgtatgtttcattttatttgtcattttaactcttttatgattgtctgaatgtttccaatgtttttttcttttcttttctttttttcttttttcttttttctttttttattaatcttTTTATTTGGGACACAATCAGAGCAAAATACAGTGATGTCAATTCAAAATATACAAtgcccccttttttttcttcccctaaGAACACAATGAACATTGTCTCTGCGTTCAAAGAAAATCCCCCTCTGCAAGATTATCAgatacattgttttaaatagAGTAGTCACCAAACAGGTAAATGGCAATGGAACTGAtgcaataaacaaacacaaattaattacattttaaaaagaaaaagaaaaagaaagaaaataaatgaatacaatttttaaaaagagagaagttGGGGGGGGGGTCTATGTTAGAGGAAAGATGGGCAAtgagtgaaaataataaaaaaaaacaattccattttttttttaattcttacaACTACCCTTCACTGTTAGACTGATCCTCTCCAAATGTccaatgtttttaatatcttaatgtaaagcacattgagttgccctcatgtatgaaatgctttgcaaataaagttgccttgccttgcctacaataataaatgataataatacatttatttatatagcaccttttaaaaacaggtttacaaagtgctttgcagaGTGCAAAACATagcaagagaaaaaaacaacaacacaaaagcacatgacaatcATTTAAGAGActtaaaatgagttaagtaaaagacaataataaaaaccatcaGCAGTTGAGGAGACACTCTCTTAGGtcaattctaaaacccacaggtaaccagtgaagagaggctaaaatcagtgtgatgtgttcccttttattggtgtgtgtgtgaggagtctggcagcggcgttttggactaactggagttttaataataataataatacattttatttaaagcgcctttctaagcactcaaggacattttacagagaggataaaacacaataaaaacagcacgataaaataaataaaacaacaagcaaagtaacgtAAGTTAAAAAGTGgcagtgaagttaaacagagaatgtggattggaacagatgggttttgaatTTTGATCTGAATAGGGGAAGTGAATCAATGTTAGGGATGTCTGGTtttgagaggttgtgtttgcttaagCAGGTGcagagtgagttacaataaccTAATCGggaagtgatgaatgcatggatgacaaTTTCTAGGTTATGATGTGAGAGGAAGGGCCTGATCTGAGAGATTTTGCGCAGCTGGTAGAAACAAGTCTGAACTGTAGTTGTATGTCTTTAGGATGAAGATTATGTCACATCATCGCTTTAGTACGCCATGTAGCTTCTGAAGGCATGAATGGCTTGGAATTTAAAAGAAAGGCATACAGTATTAATATaatagtcaagtcaagtcaaactttatttatatagcacattttaaaacaaccgcatttgaccaaagtgctgtacaagcttagaaacacaatcaataaaaacaaatagttaaaataatttaaaagagtagatatttaaaaaaaaaaacacacacacaatagatagtacaagaaaaagccacaataaataaaagcaaaataaaaagttggaTGTCTCGCTCAACAGGTATTCAAAGCGAATGAGCGGTCCTGATATTAagaggcagactgttccacagtgttTGAGCAGCCACCGCGAAAGCTCCTTCACCTCGAGTTTTTAGCCTTGCTTATGGGACATCAAGAAGCATCTGGTGTGTTGACCTGAGTGCTCTGACTGGAGCATGCAGGTTCAAACACTCACTCAGGTATGTTGGTGCCAACCCATGTAGACTTTTAAAAGCCAACAACACAGTTTTATACTGGATCCTGAagctgacaggaagccagtgaagagagGCCAGAACAGGCGTGATGTGATCCCGTCGTCTCTTCCCAGTCAGCGGGCGTGCAGCCGCATTCTGAACCTGGTGTAGGCGCCGAAGAGACGACTGATCAATACCAACATActaagaattacaataatcaaggcGAGAAGTGATAAACATATGTATCACCCTCTCAAACTCATGAGAGGGAAGATAGACCTTCATTTTGCCTagaagtctcagctggaagaagcttgTCCTCACAACAAATCTGATCTGTAACCAAGGTTCCTGACTGAGGGATGACAGTGAGACACTAAATTACCAAAGGCACTGTCAACACCATCCAGCAGAACAGAATCACCAAAAACACtgatttcagttttcttttcattcacacTCAAGAAGTTTATCTCCATCCATGATTTTACATCTCCAAGACAGGTCAGCAAGGCTTTCATGGagtcctttgtttttaaagacagataGATTTGCAAATCATCTGCAAAACAGTGGAAGGAGATGCCATGTTTTCTAAAGATGGAATCCCAGTGGAagcatataaaatgaaaaaagtactTGCCCTAAAATAGAGTCTTGAAACACAAACTAGAGGGACCTCTTCTGAAGAGTGTTGGCCAAGGTTGACAGAGAAGGTCCTCTCTGACAAATAGGATTGGAACCATTTCAAGACATTACCTTTAATGCCGACACAAAGCTTGAGGCGTGACAGAAATATCTGGTGATCAACTGTGTCGAATGCGGCAGTCAGGTCTAAAAGCAACAGCACAGCAGAGTTCCCAGCATCAACTGTTAGGAGGAGATCATTAAGAACTCTTAAAAGTGCTGTTTCAGTGCTGTGAAGGGATTTGAAACCAGACTGTAAAGACTTATATTTGCAGAACTCgtacaaaaaaagtacaaaattattattgatatatttttattaaacctttatttaaccagataaaacccattgagatcaggatctctttcccaagggtgacctggccaggaggtcagcagcacatgtcagaAAAAACAGTTCCAAGAAAATGACAGTACAagttaaaacatacaatttataGATGCATAGTGTTTTTCAATAGGAATAAGAGGTGCGgaggctgtaacaaaacaacaaacaataatttaaggtttaaaacacaagCACTGGATAGAACGGAAGGCTCCAAGTGTAATAAGTTATTACACTTTTCTTGTAATAAgaaaatacaatacagtacTGTTTTAGACTTTAACCTGCCACCCTGTTAATGTTCATATGTACTGAACCCTGCTTCTTTTAATATAAAAATTATAAACTTGTGGAATAGTTCTGTTGCATTGGACTTTATACTTGAATTCAATATGTCTGTTAATTATCTttcatggaaataaaaacactcttcttcccctctctgcAGGTGAAGGGGAAAGCTGTGTTTATTACAGGCTGTGACTGTGGATTTGGTCATGCACTTGCAAAACATCTGCACAAACTTGGCTTTacagtctttgcagcatgttttcttAAGGTACAGATTGAAACTCAAAGAATGTGTAAGAGAATGTGTTTcagatgcattttatttatgtatgctACTAAAAGTGAATGCCCTCCTTGCAGGATAAAGGGGGAGAGGGTGCAAAGGAGCTGGAGGAGTTTCATTCAGATCGCATGAAGGTGTTCCAGCTGGATGTGTGCAGTGATGAGCAGGTGAACCAGGTTGCTGAATACATTAAAGACAACCTGGAGGACTCAGAGAAAGGTACTGTGAAAACCCTCTGAGCTTCCCTGTCACCTCCTTTCACTGCTCAGTAAGAAGATCATACACAGACTATTTCCCTCTATGACAGTCTGTCACATATCATGACTCAGGTCTGTGGGCTGTGGTGAACAACGCTGGCGTGTCCACATTTGGAGAAGTGGAGTTTTCATCTATGGAGACCTACAAGCAAGTTTCTGAGGTCAACCTGTGGGGCACCATCAGGGTTACCAAAGCGGTCCTGCCACTAATCCGCAGGGCCAAAGGTATGAGGCTGAAGGATAACTCTTTATTTCACTTGTTAGATATCAACAGGatgaactcaactttatttataaagcactttaaaacgaccacagccaggacagagtgctgtacataaatagacaaacaacgcaggcataaaacaattaaaacacaggataataaaacaataaaaacaattacaacaataaaaacactaaaacaggagcagagtctcatgcagggttgaaagccaaggaattaaaatgttaagttaaatAGTGtccatacataaaaaaaaacacttaagggGGCAGGGAGCCTTGTATTTAACATTGTTCTTAGTGTCTCTATGGTGGATTAGGTGCATTCTTGGAATTCCtattcaaaaacacatgtaaGCAAAGAATAAGGGCCCC
This is a stretch of genomic DNA from Notolabrus celidotus isolate fNotCel1 chromosome 17, fNotCel1.pri, whole genome shotgun sequence. It encodes these proteins:
- the bdh1 gene encoding D-beta-hydroxybutyrate dehydrogenase, mitochondrial — protein: MAPLSGFRVALLVSFSVFLTVVLGFGLPALLNASMRVVGLPETSVTECIVVLYALFVLYVATPRIPRGVVEVKGKAVFITGCDCGFGHALAKHLHKLGFTVFAACFLKDKGGEGAKELEEFHSDRMKVFQLDVCSDEQVNQVAEYIKDNLEDSEKGLWAVVNNAGVSTFGEVEFSSMETYKQVSEVNLWGTIRVTKAVLPLIRRAKGRIVNLSSMYGRMGNAMSSSYCVSKYGVEVFSDCLRYEMKSWGVKVSIVEPGNFSAATSILTRDNVASMANKLWNEAPPLVKEDYGKARFEQLMAVIRSLCNSGNKNLAPVVDDITDALVSKRPYTRYSPMEPHWWIRMQMMTHVPAAVSDFLYY